The following nucleotide sequence is from Verrucomicrobiota bacterium.
AGGTAAGTAGCCCAACAAGGAGTGGAGAAGAGAATCGGGGCCTGAACATAGATTGGAATTACGGCCAAAAAAATTGCCTCTTCGTCAAACGGCTTGGGAAGAGAGGTGAGGATGATAAGGGGAGAGATGTAATTTACCCATATGGTAGAGGATGGCGATTCGCCAGTTTTTTGGGTTACGGAAGCCCCTGGCGGAGCTTTTTATGACTTGGATTTTTGAGTTAAAGCCCTCCGCCATGGCGTTACTGATGGGGTGGGTGAAGAAGGCCAGGAGGCCGGGGAGATGAC
It contains:
- a CDS encoding transposase — translated: HLPGLLAFFTHPISNAMAEGFNSKIQVIKSSARGFRNPKNWRIAILYHMGKLHLSPYHPHLSSQAV